A stretch of Aerococcaceae bacterium zg-252 DNA encodes these proteins:
- a CDS encoding lactonase family protein yields MAETFLLGGYTKRTNTGISSIQFDETTQTFSNFQAIAPLNNPTWVTLSSNQTYLFAIDKEELGGLAVFKKDSNQEYARLTACHATDVPGCHISYHEPSGAVYVSNYHQGSVDIYRFNDETLTFVEQVKHSGSSVHANQQSPHVHMTHFNADETQLYVCDLGTDEVVLYNILPNGTLEKEFVANVPAGTGPRHITFHPTLAIAYVIGELANTVSVFTVANNGHLNLIQTVTTTPDAFAATSAGAAIRVTQDGNYLYTSTRFYNIITAYKIETDGTLSMLQQIETGGEIPRDFILNASETYLLIPHQDTDNITVLKRDAQTGLLTQTDITATAPECVNIVPIMP; encoded by the coding sequence ATGGCTGAAACATTTTTACTAGGTGGATATACAAAACGAACTAACACAGGAATTTCAAGCATTCAATTCGATGAAACAACTCAAACTTTTTCAAATTTCCAAGCGATTGCACCATTAAACAATCCAACATGGGTTACATTATCAAGCAATCAAACTTATTTATTTGCGATTGATAAAGAAGAACTTGGGGGACTCGCTGTATTCAAAAAAGATAGTAACCAAGAATATGCACGTCTAACTGCTTGTCACGCAACCGATGTGCCTGGCTGCCATATTAGTTATCATGAACCAAGTGGTGCTGTCTATGTTTCCAATTATCACCAGGGTAGTGTCGATATTTACCGCTTTAATGATGAAACATTAACTTTTGTTGAGCAAGTAAAACATAGTGGTAGCAGTGTCCATGCAAATCAACAATCGCCACACGTCCATATGACACATTTTAATGCAGATGAAACACAATTATATGTCTGCGACTTAGGTACTGACGAAGTAGTGTTGTACAATATTTTACCAAATGGAACATTGGAAAAAGAATTTGTGGCAAATGTCCCAGCGGGAACAGGTCCACGACACATTACATTCCATCCAACATTAGCGATTGCCTATGTTATCGGTGAATTAGCCAATACCGTATCTGTCTTTACAGTGGCTAACAATGGTCACTTGAACTTAATTCAAACTGTGACAACAACACCAGACGCTTTTGCAGCAACATCAGCTGGTGCTGCCATTCGTGTCACACAAGACGGAAACTATTTATATACTTCAACTCGTTTCTATAATATTATTACGGCTTACAAAATCGAAACAGATGGCACATTAAGCATGTTACAACAAATCGAAACAGGTGGCGAAATCCCACGTGATTTCATTTTAAATGCTAGCGAAACTTATTTATTAATACCACATCAAGATACAGATAATATTACAGTGCTGAAACGTGATGCACAAACTGGATTATTAACACAAACTGATATCACTGCGACTGCTCCAGAATGTGTCAATATCGTCCCTATAATGCCATAA
- a CDS encoding threonine/serine exporter family protein — MNTQYKKYADVAALAGRIMLESHAESYRVEDTVRRIMQTSGLNITEVVSTTTGLYMTLDDTNPEITPITQVRRITERGNHLRKIYHVNNVSRQLTAGHISIDEAKQKLEYIDESEYTAYSKDMAIILMVVAFTLLLGGSWLEMLISIIAGAIVALSRIGRELTGMNHLMFGTFATALTAFIIPIVLSFIPQSLNSDIIIISALMPLYPGTAFMNGIRDTLKGDYNSGLARIADALVIAVSLAIGVAIGLSLSSGVIGA, encoded by the coding sequence ATGAATACCCAATACAAAAAATATGCAGATGTGGCAGCATTAGCCGGACGCATTATGCTCGAAAGCCATGCTGAAAGCTATCGTGTAGAAGATACGGTACGGCGGATTATGCAGACCAGTGGTTTAAACATTACCGAAGTGGTATCGACAACGACTGGTTTATATATGACACTCGATGATACCAACCCGGAAATTACGCCGATTACACAAGTTCGCCGGATTACAGAGCGTGGCAATCATTTGCGAAAAATATATCATGTTAATAATGTTTCACGTCAATTAACAGCTGGACACATTTCAATTGATGAAGCAAAACAAAAGCTAGAATATATCGATGAATCAGAATACACAGCTTACAGTAAAGATATGGCGATTATTCTTATGGTAGTTGCTTTTACTTTACTACTCGGGGGTAGCTGGCTCGAAATGTTAATTTCTATTATTGCTGGAGCGATTGTCGCTCTATCACGAATTGGACGTGAACTTACTGGAATGAATCACTTGATGTTTGGAACATTTGCCACTGCCTTAACAGCGTTTATCATTCCGATTGTGCTATCATTTATTCCACAATCGCTCAATAGTGATATTATTATTATCAGTGCTTTGATGCCCCTATATCCTGGAACTGCCTTTATGAATGGTATTCGTGATACCTTGAAAGGCGACTATAATTCTGGTCTGGCTCGTATCGCAGATGCACTCGTTATCGCAGTCAGTTTAGCGATTGGAGTAGCGATTGGCTTATCGCTATCATCGGGGGTGATTGGCGCATGA
- a CDS encoding threonine/serine exporter family protein has translation MTLLLQGIAAYVITVTAAMLVEAPKSLIFKTGFCGAIGYIVYYLILPYMNSISATLVACIVISMTGQLFARLFKAPVTIFYIPSFFTLVPGAAIYRTAFYLIQGDSEKMGYHFIQTLLIAGAIALSVFIVDSFIEIYHHFKR, from the coding sequence ATGACCTTATTACTACAAGGCATTGCTGCTTATGTGATTACCGTTACGGCTGCAATGCTAGTTGAAGCACCTAAATCCTTAATTTTTAAAACTGGCTTTTGTGGAGCAATTGGTTACATCGTCTACTACTTAATTTTACCGTATATGAATAGCATCAGTGCCACTCTTGTAGCCTGTATTGTCATTTCAATGACCGGTCAATTATTCGCTAGATTATTTAAAGCACCCGTTACTATCTTCTATATTCCGAGTTTTTTTACCTTAGTACCTGGGGCTGCCATTTATCGTACTGCTTTTTATTTAATTCAAGGAGATAGCGAAAAAATGGGCTATCACTTTATTCAAACACTACTCATTGCCGGTGCTATCGCCTTGAGTGTCTTTATTGTCGATTCTTTTATAGAAATCTACCACCATTTCAAACGATAG